A DNA window from Candidatus Vicinibacter affinis contains the following coding sequences:
- a CDS encoding glycine zipper family protein has translation MPESKKRNAGNGIGLGVALGVVFGVVYGSKYGNLSKSMAIGLAMGAAIGAIFDFAGKEK, from the coding sequence ATGCCAGAAAGTAAAAAAAGAAATGCAGGGAATGGAATTGGCCTTGGAGTTGCACTTGGAGTTGTATTTGGGGTCGTGTATGGCTCTAAGTATGGAAACCTTTCTAAAAGCATGGCAATTGGTCTTGCCATGGGTGCAGCAATCGGGGCCATTTTTGACTTTGCAGGCAAGGAAAAATAA
- a CDS encoding slipin family protein, whose translation MTFITIIGITIVFLLSGLRIAFEFQRGVIFRLGRFLTIKGPGLYWIIPLVDRQVKVDIRTKTVDLEQQETITKDSVTIKVNAVLWFKITNPEDAIIKVADYNKAVYQFSVTALRNIIGQHSLDEVLREREEINGTLQKIVDSTTEPWGIKIEMVEMKDVEIPEAMQRAMAREAEAIREKRARIVKAEAELEASIKLTQGAKEMEGSPIALELRRMQMLSEIGIDNNTTTIVLVPSDFTNAAKSFSELANRNKAAL comes from the coding sequence ATGACATTCATAACCATCATCGGAATTACCATTGTATTCCTTTTATCAGGACTGCGCATAGCCTTCGAATTCCAACGAGGTGTAATTTTTAGACTCGGCCGCTTTTTGACCATAAAAGGTCCAGGGCTTTATTGGATTATTCCACTCGTTGACAGACAAGTAAAGGTTGATATCAGAACTAAAACAGTTGACCTTGAGCAACAAGAAACCATCACAAAAGATAGTGTGACTATAAAAGTAAATGCAGTTTTATGGTTTAAAATCACCAACCCTGAAGATGCCATCATAAAAGTTGCAGATTATAACAAAGCTGTGTACCAATTTTCAGTAACTGCTCTTCGAAATATAATTGGCCAGCATTCTCTGGACGAAGTGTTAAGAGAAAGAGAGGAGATCAATGGAACGCTCCAAAAAATTGTTGATTCGACCACGGAGCCCTGGGGTATTAAAATTGAAATGGTCGAAATGAAAGATGTAGAAATACCCGAAGCTATGCAAAGGGCGATGGCAAGGGAAGCCGAGGCCATCCGAGAAAAACGAGCCCGCATAGTAAAAGCCGAAGCAGAACTAGAAGCCTCCATTAAACTCACTCAAGGAGCCAAAGAAATGGAAGGGAGTCCAATAGCGCTGGAATTAAGAAGGATGCAAATGTTATCTGAAATTGGGATTGACAACAACACCACTACTATTGTGCTTGTACCTTCTGACTTCACCAATGCTGCTAAAAGTTTTAGTGAACTGGCAAATAGAAACAAAGCTGCCTTGTAA
- a CDS encoding efflux RND transporter periplasmic adaptor subunit, with translation MRGFLAFFFIAIFILACDRKVQKVRPTVGAVTESIYASGVVRSKNQYQAFATVSGVINKLYVSEGDTVKKGTPILSISSEIQRLNRENAELNASFTDIQANQGKLSEAKMLIDFSFNKMKNDSLLYFRQKSLWQQEIGSKAELEQKELAYQNSRTSYLSSILRYNDLKRQLTFNSSQAKKNLLISNSLKSEYILRSEIDGMVYSISKNLGEIVGPQTPICVIGDAGSFILEMEVDEFDIIKIRKDLRVHLTLDSYRGKIFEAKVTKINPIMNERSKTFLVEAEFMERPEILYPNISFEANIVISSKDKAMLIPRKYLVNDSMVIKSNGEKVIVKIGLKDYQKVEILSGVSPEDELLEPPE, from the coding sequence ATGAGGGGATTCTTAGCATTTTTTTTTATTGCAATTTTCATTCTTGCCTGCGATCGTAAAGTACAAAAAGTAAGGCCTACTGTAGGAGCGGTCACTGAATCTATCTATGCATCAGGGGTCGTGAGAAGTAAAAATCAGTATCAGGCGTTTGCCACGGTCAGTGGGGTTATAAATAAATTATATGTTTCAGAAGGGGATACTGTAAAGAAAGGGACACCTATTTTGTCGATCTCCAGTGAAATTCAACGATTGAATAGGGAAAATGCAGAACTCAATGCTTCCTTTACAGATATACAGGCCAATCAGGGCAAATTAAGCGAAGCCAAAATGTTGATTGACTTTTCATTCAACAAAATGAAAAATGACTCCCTCCTTTATTTCAGACAAAAATCTCTGTGGCAGCAGGAGATTGGGTCAAAGGCAGAATTAGAACAGAAGGAACTCGCTTATCAGAATTCCAGAACTTCTTACCTTTCTTCCATTTTAAGATACAACGATCTCAAGCGTCAGTTGACTTTTAATTCTTCTCAGGCCAAGAAAAATCTGCTCATATCGAACAGCCTCAAAAGTGAATACATCTTGCGGAGTGAGATTGATGGAATGGTTTACAGCATTTCCAAAAATTTGGGAGAGATTGTTGGACCACAAACACCAATATGCGTGATCGGCGATGCGGGTAGTTTTATATTGGAAATGGAAGTGGATGAATTTGATATTATTAAAATTCGTAAAGATCTTCGTGTGCATTTAACCTTGGACAGTTATAGAGGAAAGATTTTTGAAGCGAAGGTTACCAAAATAAACCCTATAATGAATGAACGCAGCAAAACATTTTTGGTAGAGGCTGAATTTATGGAGCGTCCTGAAATATTGTATCCCAATATTTCTTTTGAGGCAAACATCGTAATTTCTTCCAAGGATAAAGCAATGCTGATTCCAAGGAAATATTTGGTGAACGATTCGATGGTAATTAAAAGCAATGGAGAAAAAGTAATAGTAAAAATAGGATTAAAGGATTATCAAAAAGTCGAAATACTGTCAGGCGTTTCCCCTGAAGATGAATTATTAGAACCTCCGGAATGA